In Delphinus delphis chromosome X, mDelDel1.2, whole genome shotgun sequence, the DNA window CTAGAGAGGTAAGGGCAGAGAAAGCAGGAAGAGGCGTTCTTCACAGAGGATCATCAAACAGGAGCGCAGGAGCAGAGacctgggcagaagacctagagaCATTTCTAGGAGTCTTGGGTACACAGCCCTGTTTAGAAGCACCGGCTGAGTCTTTGGACCCTGCCTTCTGGGTTTTAAAGTAGACAAGGATAAGGATGGCCCTGCAGGCTGAAGACTCAGAGTTGGGATTAGGGGGAGGCAAGTATAGGGTcagatcctgtctttatttaaaatatttgctattttagggcttccctggtggcgcagtggttaagaatccgtctgccaatgcaggggacacaggttcgagccctggtccaggaagatcccacatgctgcagagcaactaagaccatgtgccacaactactgagcctgcgctctagagcccacgagccacaactactaagcccacacaccacatctactgaagcccgcaagctctagagcccgtgctctgcaacaagagaagccactgcaatgagaagcccgtgcactgcagtgaagcgtagcccctgcttgctgcaactagagaaagcccacccacagcaacgaagacccaacacagccaaaaataataaataaatttaaaaattatatttgctaTTTTGTACATCATGGACATTTTGtgcattcattttgatttttaaaatattacatgaaaatattatttatcttgattactgagtgtTTGGGCACCCGTTAAATTTTGTGCCAGAGGCAagtgcctctctgagcctcagcataGTTCTGGCACAAAGAAACACAATAACAACAAATCTGAAGCAACAAATGGGATTTTAAAGTACATCTATTATGCACAATTTTGATCAAAATTGTACCCCAGAATTTTTGAGTAAAATGAATTTCTAACATGCTAGGCATGTGAgcttacaaataaaagaaaatcatataaatCTATGTTAAAGCAAAAAAAGTACAGTATAGCTTTTGTATCCATTGTGAATATGAAGTTAATGATAAATTAATTTCGAAGCTATTTCTGAAATTATCAGCTCTAACATATTGTTTATCATTTATCCATCACTAGggaaaaaactgattttaaaaagcgttgacaggggacttccctggtggtgcagtggttaagaatctgcctgccggtgcagggaacacgggttcgagccctggtccaggaagatcccacatgctacagagtaACTAAAcccacgccacagctactgagcctgtgctctagagcccatgagccacaactattgagcccgcgtgccacaactactgaagcccacgcgcctagagcacatgctctgcaacaagagaagccaccgcaatgagaagccctcgcactgcaacgaagagcagcccccgctcgccggaactagaggaagcccgtgcgcagcaacaaagacccaacatagccaaaaattaattaattatttttttttaaaaagggttgaCCGATATTCTTGTACTTTATAAGCATCAAATTAAGATTATTTGATTCAAAAAgcaataaagggcttccctggtggcgcagtggttgagagtccacctgccgatgcaggggacgcgggttcgtgccccggtccgggaagataccacatgccgcagagcggctgggcccgtgagccatggccgctgagcctgcgcgtccggagcctgtgctccgcaacgggagaggccacaacagtgagaggcccgcgtaccacaaaaaaaaaaaaaaaaaagcaataaagtaactttaaaaaacaatttttttcctagctttattgagatacaattgacatataacattgtgtaaaaaTGGCATTTTCTGATCTTTATACAGTTAAAAGGTATTTGAAGTGCAGGATTATTTAGAGGTAACTATTTCAGGgtaaaagtgaattttattttccaaagaatatttAGTTTTGTTCTATTCCAATGGTCCCAAAAGGATGATTTCGAAGGCTGCTACCCTTACAGGCTTatcctttcatcttttttctattcattttaaagataaggaaacagactTAAAGAAAGGCCCTTAGCACACAACCCTTTTATAAGGGTTACCCCGCTTACCCACTCCAGCTTTGTTTCCAGCTAGCCCCTCCCCAGAGTCTTCATTTTGGCCACATGGAAATGAAGTTCCCTCAACCACGCTTCACACGTATTGAAGCCTGTGCAATGCAGTGTTCTTTCCCTTCCTACTTGGGTTCAAGGAACTCCTAcccacatttaaaaacaaatgaattaaaaacccCACCTCAGCTCAAGGGTCATCTCCAGGAGTCCCCACTTTGAATAGATACTCCTTTTGTGTGCTCTTGTGGCACTGTACCCTGCGACATCACAGCCTGCGAGACATTACACAGCTTAGTGATTGGTTATTTACGTGTCTCTCTCTCCCATTAGATTTcaaactccttgaaggcagggactgtgtctatTTGAATGCTCGTGCTTAACGCAAAGCACATAGGGTAAAGGGAAAGTCACACAGACACCAACACATTTTCGTTGAAGGAATTAATCATCCTTGCTACCTCTCTCCCCTTCATGCCCCATGGTCTACCCTTCATCAAGTCCTACCCACCATCAAAATATTCCTCAAATTTGTcaatttttctccatctttatcACTACTACCCTGCTTCAAGCCACCATCCTCTATCACCTGGACCTATGTAACAACCTTCTAATTGTCTCACCTACTTTCTTCTACTCATGCCCCGCCAATCTATTCCCCATACAACAGCCAGGGTGGtttttctaaaatgcagatcTTACCAGGTTATTCTCTAGCCAGAAAGTCTTCAGTGGTACCCCGTTATTCGTAGAATAAAGTCCAACTTTATGCACTTAGTTTGACCTACAAGGCCCAAACTTCTTTAGTCTCAACTCTTACCTTTTTTGCTATCTCTAACTTGCTGCTCTCCCTTTCACCACAGGGCGTTTGCACATGTGTCTCCTCCACCTAGGACATTCTTATCTTTCTTCTTCTCATAATTCACTGCTATTCATCTTTCAGAACTCAGCCCCAGTATTGCTTCCTCAGGAAAACTTCCTCTGACCCTCCTGATGAAATCAAACCTGTTATTCGTGGCTCTCCTAGCACCTTTATAATATCTATCACTGCTTATTTTCGTTTAATGTCTTTCCCCCACCCCATTAGTCTCTCCCACTGAAACCCCAGTGGCACATAagaagccctcaataaatatttcagaatgacTTACTGGTGATGCAACACAAAACTGAAAGAGCCAGTCCATTTGGGGAAATGCACTGTGTTTTCGCCATTGCCACAGAACCCTGTAACCACGCAGGCCTCTCCAGGGAAATTTCCTGCAAATAGGCTGCCCTTGTTCATATGTGATGCTGAAACTAGGGCAGGCAGAGGACAGGCTGAACAAAGGGAGACTGGAGCATCTACTAAGCAAAGGTTTCGTCGTTCCCTTGCTTTAGGGGCCTAGGCTTCAGAGCTCTGAGATGAGTCAGCTGCTTGCACAGTATGTACTGGTCCATTCATTATAGAGCCACTTAATATGACTGTTAGggaaaattcttcaaaaaattgaATGCTGTTATGTAGCATCCCTGATTAACATTTACTTCCCAAGTAGTATTCATCatgatgattaattttttaacttaataaacaCATCATCTGCCATAGAAACAGCTTTATCATTAAAGGGAAACGTTTTTCTCTTAAGCCAGAAAAAGGGCAAAATGCCCAATCACATCACATCAGATAGTTTCTTCAGTCTTTCCATTCTCCACAGCATCTATTCCAAAACCTTCCCCACTGTCCTCAAACCTCTAACCCTCAACAAAGGATGACTTCCCCTCTTCATTCACTAGGAAGACTGAAGCATTCAGATAGAAATTCTTCAAATCCCTCCCCCTAAGCCTTTTATTCCCATCCCCATGCCCATCCTGCATGGCTCTGTATCCAATTCCGACTTTTTGATCTGCACTTGTACCCACTGGGAGGGTAACTATGGCATTCTTTATTGCTCCCAAAGAGCCTGGCTCTATCATTTATCCTCACTCTTTTCTGTGGCTTCAATATCTTCCCCCATACTAGTTCTTTCCCATCAGCTTTTAATTGagaagttcttttccttctcacaaAATGTCCTCCCCAGGTCCACCATCCCCCTCTAGAAAGCACCCTATTTTTCCCCTTTGCAGTCATACTTGAAAGAATTGTCTACACTAGCTGACTCCACTTCCTCAGCTTCAGTTACTCGTCAACCCATTGAAATCTGGCCTCCGTCTCTGCCTTTCCACTGAAACAGTGCTCTTGCCTAAATCACTAGTGACCTTTCTGTTATTAAATCCATTTTAACTTCTTTTCAGTCCTTATCTGTCTCAGATATTTAGCAGTATTTGTCACTGCCACTACTCCCAGTGCCTTGAAAAACTCTCTTACCATGGTTTCTAGGACCTCACactttcctggttttcctccctACCTCTCTGGCACTTCTGGATTTTCTTTGCTAGATCAGGCTCCTTTACTAAATTTCTAAATGTTGGGATTCCTCTGGGTTTGGTCCTGGGCACATTGCCCGCTCTACCTTCTCTCCTTGGGTTGATCTCATCCATTCCTATGGGTTTCAGTTAGCTTCTAGATTGGGTTTCTGACTTAGATACAGGAATTGAATTCAGGCAATTTGTAAacttgaatggataaaaaacatttttgttttcaccaATCTCTAATGAAAATTTAGTATTTCTCCCAATTATGAATGTAAGCAACAAACCACAGTAGTATATAACCTGTGCCTGTGACTTTGTCAGTATTAGAAATCATATCTATTTTCATATATTACAGTTGTTGCAGATACCGCAAAATATTGTTTATGCTTATCATTTCAGTGTACAGTAGTTATTAGATCCACTGCCAGATCTCTTTATTTAGTGAATCAGTAATTACATATATTACTACATCACAATTTTTGTATTTGATAACTCTATTTCAGTATAATCCATTTCCTTTGTAACCCTATACATTTCATTTTGTACGTTTAAAAATATCATTCTGAGATGGGCTCCACAGGCTTCCCCAGACTGCCAATGGCACAAAAAGCATAAAGAAGCCCTGTTCTAGATGCTGATGACTTCCAGCCTAAATCATCTTCTGAACTCTAACTGGTTTCTGGATATGTGTACTTGAATATCTCATGAGAACCTTAAGTTCAACATGACCCAGACTGATCTCATCAACTTCTACTACTCCCATTCTCCTCAAAGCTGCAGCTTCTCCTGTGTCCTCTGTCTCAATGAACAGGGCCAAGAGCTACTCAGTTGTCCAAGCCAGACTTCTGATCTGTCCTCgactcttccctttccttcactcTAACAATCAATCAAGAACCAAATCATGTCTATTCAACtgctttattatttctaaaaattcacccatttatctCATCCTCAATACCTCAATTTCGGTaaacatcttttctctttctccgtaAGTGGTCTCCCCACAAACAGACAGAGCTCCCCTCTAATCCATTCTCTCCAATCATTGTTAAAATGATCTTTCTCTCCCCAAACACTTTGCTTAGTCTTAATACAGCCCACTTCACACTATCTTGTAATTACTTGAATTCTCTACTTGAATATAAATTCCAGGAGCGCAAGAATTTTTATCTTGCTTATTTTAGGATCTGCAGCATTAAGCATGCTGTCTGGCATATAGGAATACTctatgtttgttgaataaatgaatgattggaCTGAGCTTCAGCCTGATGGTTAATAGCAGCTCAATAAAAAGGTTGAGGGACTACTCAAAATCTTaattttactaagaaaaaaatcctaaaaacttATACCCCAAGACGATTTAACCTCTATAACACAGAAGACTACGACAAGGCTGCAAGGTGCCTCCTTaacatttaataaggaaaaatagtTCTTCAATAGCTAGAGCTATCCCAGTTTCTCTACCTTCTCTAAGTACTTCCCTCTGTGCTTAATAATGTCTCAGTCTTCTTGATTCAAATCTGATAGAATATTTGatgtaaaggagaaataaatgattaaaagtcATTTGATAATATTTGTACACAGAAGCTCATGCCTCCCCATGGTGAGATTATGCTGTCAGAATATGACACAGAATGATAATGTCATAAACCCCTAGAACAAGCTGAACCATATCAAATCCAAGTAGTTTCCTTGGTAGAAGAAGCATTTGAACAAGGCCCTGGACAtgaatctttttatttatgtCCTACTTTTACCCATTTTGACAAATACTTGTTTAAATACAAACCAAAGTGATGAACCGTCTACTACAGGTTATGTGCTTAACCTTAAAACTTAGAAATTATGATCTATTATATTATGCATTCAAGCATTTAATTAGGCAAGCTAGCTGTGTTTAAGAAATCTGCTGTTTCTTGGATGTTACTATTAGTAGGTCTTCAAGAATTTCTAGGACAACACCTAAGAGCTTTACTTCTGTGTAAAAATTCCAAGCAACATAGAAGCATAAAGAGTACAGACATGTTGCCCCCTttcactccccttccccacccaatccaccaccccccaccacacCCCCCACCAGCCAAACGAGAAAATGCTATGTGAATGAATGTGGCATGGTACCTAAGACACAGTAGGTTTCAAgaagggctttttcttttttttttttttctttctttttttttttttgcggtatgcgggcctctcactgttgtggcctctcccgttgtggaccacaggctctggacgcgcaggctcagcggccatggctcacgggcccagccgctccacggcatgtgggatcttcccggaccggggcacgaacccgcgtcccctgcatcggcaggcggactctcaaccactgcaccaccagggaagcccgagaagggCTTTTTCTTGTCCTATCCCTTTTCCCACCGTACACATTCACATATACATTAACACTCAAGTGCATTCACACATgcaagacatacacacacactcaaaaacCTAGGTAATGGGTCAAGCAAGCCATGATGCAGGGGTAACCCAAGTAATTATACTCATTAGCCGGAGATACCTCCCAGATTTGGCTTCTAGACTGTGGCTGGGGACCTGatagagggaagaaaataacAGTGGGACACTTAtcatgcttaaaaaaataattgatgaaGAGATTTGACTTTGACCTACAGTGACAAACAGCATCAAAGTGGAAGGAAACTTGGTTACCTGACACATTTTCTGGTGATACAATCTCTTTGACAGGAGCCAAGCACCGTGAATCAATGGAGACCAAACTGGACAATTTTAGGAGACATCTACTCATTATCATAATTGGTGTTATGATCATAGCTTTTGTTTATACCTGTTTTTGCTTTCTCCATTATTACTGTATGAGCGATGATGCCCCCAAAGCAGGAACGTAAGTTTTACACCTTTGAATTAAGAAtgcaaggggtgtgtgtgtgtgtgtgtgtgtgtgtgtgtgtgtgtatacatgtaggAGTTTTCGTTGTTGTTATGGTTAGTTAATGTTAACTTTAGACTTCAAAAGAGCTACCAACATCTTGTGGGTGGATACCTTCACTTAAATGATATCAGCTCAAATTATTTCAAGTACATTACCAACTTTAGCCAAAGCTGTCCCTTATTCAGGGTtcagctgagccccaggctgcTAATTTCATTATAAATTGAGTCTAGGAAAAGAGGGAATGACTATCTGAATAAGACAGAACgaaaaaggggagagagaaggcacTGGGTCTCTGCATTCCAAAGACAATAAAACATTTTGGATAATCTACTGTTTTAAGATATAATAACATGAAAAATGATTAACTGTGTTCAGTGATCTCAGTCCCTGGCTTTCATATAGGAGGATCAGGCTGGCCCTGATATACTAGTTCCCTAAAAATTTCCCAGTCCAAGGACTGATGACTGAACTATACCAGTGCTCCATTCCTTTGGTTTTAGAGGAATATTGTGAATATAAATATGCATGGAGAGAAAATCTGATGGTGTAAATGATAggaaaacaatgaatttggtcTAAAGAGTGTTTTTTTTATACGTGAGAAGTTGTGACATTTGTGCCTCAGTTGCATATCAACTTGTGACTTttttataaaaagtttaatttctggaataaataaaattatctctctccctctcaacaGTAGACTTGAAACAATTTTGTGTCATTCCATACGCAGACTATATGGTTATGAACTGTGGTTGaaacagtaaaattaagaaaaaggaaaagcattcaACATATGTTCATATCTGTAACCTGAGTCATGGCTTTCACCACACTCCAATTCTTACTGTGTTCAATTTTCCTGCTAGAGCCAAAAAAAGACCAGAAGTCTAAAATGACACAATAGCCTGTGTTTTCTGGTGATAGCAATAGTACTCTTTTGATTTAAATTGTCATACtccaaattttctatattttcaggGTCAAGAAAGAAGGTGTAATGGCTAAGTCATCCAGGTCATCCAAAATATTATTCGGTGACTCCAAGACAGTTAGTCTGTGCAGTCCAGAAAAACAATCCATGCTGTCCGGTATAGACAAGCTATCTGGGCTCTCAAGTCCAGGAAAGGCATCTGCACCATCCAGCACAGAAAAGTTAATCAGACCTTTGAGTCAAGAGAAGTCATCCCACCAGGAAAAGTCACATAGAAACACAGTCTAGAAAAGGCACGTAAGCAGGCTCATGCCCATTAGCTAGTCAATCAAGTCAGTTCATCCTATCCCAATAAGGCCAACAGGCCACCTTGGCTAGCCAGTCTACAATATCTGGTCAGGCCAACCAAGACTCCTTGTTCACCCTATCCACAAAATCAAAGCTTGCCCAAGCCATCCAGTTTACAGAAACTCACCAAACGCCACAGACATCCTATTCTAAAGAGGTCAGTTAGTGCAGGTAGGGCAGACATATTATCTAGGCCTCAACCAGTCAAGTCTTGTCTATGCTACAAGGAAAAATGCCTTGTTTGCAGAGCTGCTTCTGAGTTTTTCGTCAATAATATTTCAGAGGCAAAGAAGAAGAATACTCAAAACCCACCTTTTCCATGTGAACTGAAGCCTTTTTCCAAGTCCTTTCATAAGATAGATTCCAGACACTATGCACTCTGTGGCAATGCGAATGACAGTGATATGATGACAGACTACAGTGATGGTGACAGTGACAAGGAGATAACCATTATCTGCAACATAAAATGCAAGGAAGTCATCTATAAAACCACCCATGAAATAATTAAgggctcaataaaaattaaaaccacccaTGAAGAAGCAAACTTACACCAACTGTTTTATGCTCACCATCCTTTAAGACCCTGATAGAGGGAAAATCCTCTTGGGATCACTACTGAGGTTAGACCTATCCATCTTAGAGGCAATTTACTTGAAAAATAGTAATTAAATGCATGACATAACAAAtgattttattgtaattattattgcATTTTAGAGGCATAAAGCTCTTTTGAGGTATCTTATTTAGATCTGGCCGCTTGGATGGGaaccataaacacacacacataaatatagaaAGGAATTGCAAGATGGGTACCCTGGACTCCTTTTTCCCTTGGATTAGCCCTCAATTGAAGTCTCAACCCAATTaaccttatttttttcatgtttacatACAGTCCTCACAGTTTAAGACTGTCTTTCTGTAGTGCCCAGTGCTTGGTGGAAATGGCTCTGTGTGCTTGCTTCTGGCTGCATTGGGGAAACTCCTGACGGTCATTTCTAATACCACTGCCTCCTGTGACTGCTACCAAAGTAAGGGTCCAGCCTCCAGCACCCACACCTGGAGTGCCATGATGTTAGTCTAAGTGTTCTAGTCTTCATAACTCTCAACaaggcttttcattctttttgttatccttcaaaatgattaaaaaaaaaaagagtttgccCTGTTGTGCATTCTCAAAATGTCCCAGTTGGAGGTCTGATACCTACCCATTTTCTTCACATGGTACCTTCCCACTCTGAATTGGCATGGGTGGGAGGCCAGGGAACAACCTTGGAGTTATATTCTCTAACTTCCCCACTGATGAGAGGTTATCCTTTCCTTCTCCCAAGGGCATGGTTAAGAAAAGCAGACAAAGTCCTGGAGTCCCGGCCTATATTCTAGTACAGTGAGGTTACTCCCCTGTAACATATAGCAGGATAAGTTAAATGCCATAGCTGGCATATCTTGAGTGTGTCCTATTTGCCAGCCATTGTACTGGTCTCTTTATGTCTTGTGAGTCTGAAGGCCAccctcccctcaattttgctgatTTACTAAAAGAACTCACAAGACTCAAAAGCAGGTTATACCCATGGCTAAGGATTATTAGAGCAAAAATATACAGCCCAAGAGCAACAGGAAAAAGACCTCTATCAGGAGGAAGCTAGAGAGGTTGGACACACGCTTTTGAGTACTTACCCATCTGGGGCCACCTAGGACATGCTACCTCTCTAGCAACAAACTAGAGGGACATGTGCAAAATGTCTCTGCCCAGGGAAGCCTCCGCATCTGAGGCTTTTATTGAGAGCTGGTCCCATAGGTATATCATGCTACATGACCAGCCATGGCAAGTGAAACTCAGGATCCCAACAATGAAACCAGATGCACATCGTCAATGTTGATGCTCGTGCAAAGCAATCAGGTGTACAAAACATGATCATCAACCATTAACATAAGAACATTCCCACAGGGTTGGCCAATGGTCAAATCATGGTTCCCGGTCCCCTTGACATACAAGGACCAAACAACCAGACCTGCTCTGTTAACACTTTCCtcatatttcacatattttatttaatccccaACAGCCCCCTATTATATGGGGAATTATATGAGTTAACCGAGACTCTGTAACGTTTAGTAAGATCACATTTATTAATTGGTTGAATCAAGATATGAATCTATGATTGGCTTATGTTCAAATTCTCATTATGCTGTACTGCCTTCTCACTACCAGTTTCTAGGGTGCCTGTTTATTCACAGATCACCCAATCCATTGGTGTGACCAAAGTCCCCACTTGACCTTCAATCAATCTGGGCCATTTTCCTAACCTACCAGGAGCATATAAAGATGTCTTATGTTCATTCAGATCTGacttccccatatcctctgccTCTATTGGTGGTCCCCCGGTGGGATCTGTACCCATAAGGTCATCATAAAATTCACAGATGGCACAAAGTAGCTGCTTAGGTATAAAGGTTTTAAGACATGGtatatgcatttaaaaagcaTTGTGAGAGCTACAGACTTGATTTCCTACTGGTATTACcctttttgaaaggataaacttTAAAGGGTTAGAATTGTTCTGGGTTAGGCTGGTCTTTTTAAATTCACAAATAGAAGCAAAAGTTCTGATCAGATTTTTACAGTTTGGTATGAAAAACAGTTCAAACAAAAAAGTAGAACAAGTATAATGAACGCCCATATAAGCATTGCTCAGATTCAACAGTTATCACTACATGGCTAATTCTGTTTCACTCCTATCCATTTCCCTCCCATCTATATCTCTAAAagacaatacattttaaaaatacataaacacaaTACTATTATCTcatgtaaaaattaataactCCTTAATATAAATTATCCAGTcagtattcaaatttccccaTTCGTCTCATTTTTTCTATGGTTGTTTGTTCAGACGATGTTGATCAGTGTTTGACAGcatctaagtatttttaaatcaaaattacaatttcATTGACTAATCTGGCTTCATATTGTAAGATGATTTTGGAGTTAATCTGAGCTATCAGTAGCCTGGAAAATAGCAAAAGTTGAAATTGTACGGTTTTCAGCTTAAATTCAACCCATGCCTTGGGAGGCAAAGCCAAATAATCTaagctctcttctctttcccatttTTAAGCTAGAGACTTGTAATACTTTAAAGGCTGTGAATATTAATAGCTAATAAAAATGACTGCCAGTGACAACCAATGATAATGACATCTTAAGAACAAGTTATCAGCATgagtatgtatgttcctttttaaACCACACTTAATTATAGAGTAGGAGTCTACAGAATATTTGAAGC includes these proteins:
- the CXHXorf66 gene encoding LOW QUALITY PROTEIN: uncharacterized protein CXorf66 homolog (The sequence of the model RefSeq protein was modified relative to this genomic sequence to represent the inferred CDS: inserted 1 base in 1 codon; substituted 1 base at 1 genomic stop codon), which translates into the protein MNLFIYVLLLPILTNTCLNTNQSDEPSTTGAKHRESMETKLDNFRRHLLIIIIGVMIIAFVYTCFCFLHYYCMSDDAPKAGTVKKEGVMAKSSRSSKILFGDSKTVSLCSPEKQSMLSGIDKLSGLSSPGKASAPSSTEKLIRPLSQEKSSHQEKSHRXHSLEKARKQAHAHXLVNQVSSSYPNKANRPPWLASLQYLVRPTKTPCSPYPQNQSLPKPSSLQKLTKRHRHPILKRSVSAGRADILSRPQPVKSCLCYKEKCLVCRAASEFFVNNISEAKKKNTQNPPFPCELKPFSKSFHKIDSRHYALCGNANDSDMMTDYSDGDSDKEITIICNIKCKEVIYKTTHEIIKGSIKIKTTHEEANLHQLFYAHHPLRP